The sequence CGAACAGGCTGGCCAGCATCAGAACCCGCTTCATCGCGTGGCCGATCGAAAGTTCCTCGGTAATGCCCATGCCGCCGTGCAGCTGGACCGCCTCACGTGCGATGTGATCGGCCACTTCGCCGATATAGGCCTTGGCCCCCAGCGCGGTGCGGCGCCAGACTTGCCCCCCAGCCGGATCGGCCATGGCCGCGCGCAGCAGGGTGGAGCGGGCCTGTTCCAGCTTGGCATAGCAATCGACCATGCGGTGCTGGATCACCTGGAAGGTGCCGATCGGCACGCCGAACTGCTCGCGCTGCTTCACATAGGCCAGGGTATCGTCAAAGAGCCGCTGCGACAGACCGACCATTTCCGCGGCGGCGAGCAGGCGGACCTCGGCCACAGCGCTATCCAGCGCGGCGGCATCGAGCGCCAGTCGGCTCTCGGCGGTGCATTGCACGTCCAGCAGCTGCAGCTCGCTCGCCACGCTGCCATCGACGATCCGGTAATCGCGCCGGTTGATCCCGGCGGCAGCCGTATCGACCAGGAACAGCGCGGTCGCGCCATCGAGATCGGCCGAGATGATCAGCTTGTCGGCCAGACCGCCGCCCAGCACAAAGGTCTTCTCGCCAGTGAGGACATAGCCCGAGCCGCTGGTCTTGGCCTTGGTCTGGCGGGGCCGCACGCTGTAGCGCGCCTGCCGCTCGGCCAGCGCTGCGGCGACGACGATTTCGCCCGCCATCACACTGGCAAGGACGTCATTCTCACCGGCAAGTGCCAGAAGCCGGGCCGGTAGCACGCCGTTCTCAAGCCAGGGATCGGGCGCTATCGCGCGGCCCAGAGCCTCGCCGATCACGGCGAGGTCAATCGACTGGCCGCCAAGCCCGCCTTGTTCCTCGCTAACAGCCAGAGCCAGCGAGCCCATTTCGGCCAAGGCCGCCCAGCGCCGCTTGTCATATCCACCCGGCGCCAGGCGGATTGCGCGGCGGGCGGGGGAATCGAG comes from Novosphingobium ginsenosidimutans and encodes:
- a CDS encoding acyl-CoA dehydrogenase family protein yields the protein MNFDLTEEQELFRSSIERFAGDLDSPARRAIRLAPGGYDKRRWAALAEMGSLALAVSEEQGGLGGQSIDLAVIGEALGRAIAPDPWLENGVLPARLLALAGENDVLASVMAGEIVVAAALAERQARYSVRPRQTKAKTSGSGYVLTGEKTFVLGGGLADKLIISADLDGATALFLVDTAAAGINRRDYRIVDGSVASELQLLDVQCTAESRLALDAAALDSAVAEVRLLAAAEMVGLSQRLFDDTLAYVKQREQFGVPIGTFQVIQHRMVDCYAKLEQARSTLLRAAMADPAGGQVWRRTALGAKAYIGEVADHIAREAVQLHGGMGITEELSIGHAMKRVLMLASLFGSSDATLAEYAEAA